A single genomic interval of Arthrobacter sp. NicSoilB8 harbors:
- a CDS encoding DEAD/DEAH box helicase has product MNPHESLIPLLGRGPDPEQLRHVRTIPARQAVNAPWPDWTHPDLVAAYGSLGIHEPYRHQVQAAELAHAGEHVVIATGTASGKSLAYQLPALNAIHRSELRVLADPGKIHDDGAVTLYLSPTKALAADQLTAIRALKLPTVRAETYDGDTDPASRRWIRDHANFILANPDMLHFGILPNHAWWARFFRRLRYVIVDEAHSYRGVFGSHVANLMRRLRRICAYYSPGGSHPGPVFIAASATASEPGKSFGRLIGAPVRAVSEDSSPHGSTTVAFWEPALTELRGENGAKERRTAVAETADLLANLVSSRTRTIAFIKSRRGAETISSIAKRLLDEVDPSLPQRVAAYRSGYLPEERRALEKALRSGELLGVSSTSALELGIDISGLDAVLVAGWPGTRASLFQQIGRAGRAGQDAIAAFVASDDPLDTYLVNHPEAIFDVSVEATVFDPSNPYVLGPHLCAAAAELPLGFAELELFGATAEKLLERLVAQGYLRKRPAGWFWTHPQSAAAMVNLRADGGGPVSIVDADTGSLLGTMDSPQTHYQAHTGAIYVHQGDSYVVEDLNEDDHCVVVRRANPDYYTTARDVTQIEVLETERTTEWGDVAVHFGDVKVTTQVVSFQRKALISNEILGEEPLELGARDLFTKAVWFVMDNRSLTGAGLIEAQFPGALHAAEHAAIGLLPLVASSDRWDIGGVSTAIHADTGVPTIFVYDGHPGGAGFAERGYDKARLWLTATRDAIKACECESGCPSCVQSPKCGNKNNPLDKGAAVTLIDVLLNDASEQMNPGHSAKMAAGSGAAAPGETPAQPLRA; this is encoded by the coding sequence TCAATGCGCCGTGGCCGGACTGGACCCACCCGGATCTCGTGGCGGCCTACGGTTCCCTGGGGATCCACGAGCCCTACCGCCACCAGGTCCAGGCCGCCGAGCTGGCACATGCCGGGGAACACGTGGTGATCGCCACCGGCACGGCGTCCGGCAAGTCCCTGGCGTATCAGTTGCCCGCGCTGAACGCGATCCACCGGTCCGAGCTCAGGGTCCTGGCCGATCCCGGGAAAATCCACGACGACGGCGCTGTCACCCTCTACCTGTCCCCCACCAAGGCGCTGGCCGCCGACCAGCTGACCGCGATCCGGGCGCTGAAACTCCCCACCGTGCGGGCCGAAACCTACGACGGAGATACCGATCCCGCTTCCCGGCGGTGGATCCGGGACCATGCGAACTTCATCCTCGCCAACCCTGACATGCTGCACTTCGGCATCCTTCCGAACCACGCCTGGTGGGCCCGGTTCTTCCGGCGCCTCCGCTACGTGATCGTGGACGAGGCCCACAGCTACCGGGGCGTCTTCGGTTCCCATGTGGCAAACCTCATGCGTCGGCTGCGTCGGATCTGCGCCTACTACAGCCCCGGCGGGTCGCATCCCGGGCCTGTGTTCATCGCTGCGTCCGCCACCGCGTCCGAACCGGGGAAATCCTTTGGCAGGCTGATCGGCGCGCCGGTCCGTGCCGTGTCCGAGGACAGCTCGCCCCACGGGTCCACTACGGTCGCGTTCTGGGAGCCGGCGTTGACGGAACTCCGGGGCGAAAACGGCGCCAAGGAGCGCCGGACCGCGGTCGCCGAGACCGCCGATCTGCTGGCCAACCTGGTGTCCTCCCGCACCCGCACCATTGCCTTCATCAAGTCCAGGCGCGGGGCCGAGACGATTTCCTCCATCGCGAAGCGCCTCCTGGATGAGGTGGACCCCAGCCTGCCCCAACGCGTCGCTGCCTACCGCTCGGGCTACCTGCCGGAAGAGCGGCGGGCCTTGGAAAAGGCACTGCGCTCGGGGGAACTGCTGGGTGTCTCGAGCACGTCCGCGCTGGAGCTGGGCATCGATATTTCCGGTCTCGACGCCGTGCTGGTGGCCGGCTGGCCGGGGACCCGCGCGTCGTTGTTCCAGCAGATCGGCCGGGCGGGCCGCGCCGGCCAGGACGCGATCGCGGCCTTTGTGGCCAGCGACGACCCGCTGGACACCTACCTGGTCAACCACCCGGAGGCGATCTTCGACGTCTCGGTGGAGGCGACGGTCTTCGATCCCTCCAATCCCTATGTCCTGGGCCCGCATCTCTGTGCCGCCGCCGCCGAACTTCCGTTGGGGTTCGCCGAACTGGAGCTTTTCGGAGCCACCGCCGAGAAGCTGCTGGAGCGTCTGGTTGCGCAGGGTTACCTGCGCAAGCGTCCGGCCGGATGGTTTTGGACCCACCCGCAAAGTGCCGCCGCCATGGTGAACCTGCGGGCAGACGGCGGGGGGCCGGTGAGCATCGTGGATGCTGACACCGGTTCCTTGCTTGGCACCATGGATTCGCCGCAAACCCACTACCAGGCCCATACCGGCGCCATCTATGTTCATCAGGGCGACAGCTACGTGGTGGAGGACCTGAATGAGGACGATCACTGCGTGGTGGTGCGCCGGGCAAATCCCGACTACTACACCACAGCCCGGGACGTGACCCAGATCGAGGTCCTGGAAACGGAGCGCACCACCGAGTGGGGCGACGTGGCCGTGCATTTCGGCGATGTGAAAGTGACAACCCAGGTGGTCTCCTTCCAGCGCAAGGCGTTGATTTCCAATGAGATCCTCGGCGAAGAGCCCCTGGAACTGGGCGCCCGGGACCTGTTTACCAAGGCGGTCTGGTTTGTCATGGACAACCGTTCGCTGACCGGTGCAGGACTGATCGAAGCACAGTTCCCCGGGGCCCTGCATGCGGCCGAGCACGCGGCCATCGGCCTCCTGCCGCTCGTGGCTTCCAGCGACCGCTGGGACATCGGCGGGGTGTCCACGGCCATCCATGCCGACACCGGGGTACCCACCATTTTTGTCTACGACGGCCATCCCGGCGGGGCCGGCTTCGCCGAACGCGGCTACGACAAGGCCCGGTTGTGGCTGACCGCCACGCGGGACGCGATCAAGGCCTGCGAATGCGAGTCCGGCTGCCCGTCTTGTGTCCAGTCACCCAAGTGCGGCAACAAGAACAATCCGCTCGACAAGGGCGCTGCAGTCACCCTGATCGACGTGCTGCTCAACGACGCGAGCGAGCAGATGAACCCCGGCCACTCCGCCAAGATGGCGGCCGGATCCGGGGCAGCGGCCCCGGGAGAAACGCCCGCCCAACCGCTCCGCGCCTAG
- a CDS encoding Rv3654c family TadE-like protein has product MSSPIGAQAHRSPPRHGHSPHAPHRSRHRERGSGTVLALGLGLVVIMAAALLLLLAQSAAAASRAAAAADLAALAAADAARGITSGEPCTVARQVALHNDATVLACFQAPDATVQVRTRISAGPLLGAATGLARAGPPPAPGNGPSP; this is encoded by the coding sequence ATGAGCTCGCCGATAGGTGCGCAGGCCCACAGGTCGCCGCCCCGGCATGGGCACTCGCCGCATGCCCCGCACCGCTCCCGGCACCGGGAACGGGGCTCCGGGACAGTCCTGGCCCTGGGACTCGGGCTGGTCGTCATCATGGCTGCGGCCCTGCTGCTGCTACTGGCCCAGTCGGCAGCCGCGGCATCGAGGGCGGCTGCGGCCGCCGACCTCGCTGCCCTCGCTGCTGCGGACGCCGCCCGGGGAATCACGTCCGGAGAACCGTGCACCGTGGCCCGGCAGGTCGCGCTGCACAACGACGCCACAGTCCTCGCGTGTTTTCAGGCCCCGGACGCGACAGTCCAGGTCCGCACCCGGATCAGCGCCGGACCACTCCTCGGCGCGGCCACCGGGCTGGCCAGAGCGGGACCGCCTCCGGCGCCCGGGAACGGTCCCTCGCCGTAA